Part of the Halodesulfurarchaeum formicicum genome is shown below.
TCGAAGCGGTCGGCGACGTCGGTGATCGCCATGTCCCGGTAGTTGAGTTCGCCCAGCAGATCGTCCGCGACCCAGGTCGCCGCCAGATCGGGGGCAAAGCGATCCGCGATGTCCTCGAAGAAGTCCGCAACCTGCTTCGTCGAGGTGAGTTTCGCCGCCGCCTCCTCGCCCAGGTCGTACTCGGCCTGGAACCGTTCGCGACGGGCCTCGGGAAGTTCCGGGATCGGGATCTTCTCCTTCCAGTCTTTGACCTCCAGGGGCGGGATGTCCGCTTCCCGGAAGTATCGGTACTCCTTCTCCGCTTCCTTCTCGCGCATCGAGACCGTGATGCCCCGAGACTCGTCCCAGTGGCGGGTCTCCTGGGTGACCTCCCGACCGCGCTCGATGGCGTTGCGCTGACGGGTGACCTCGTAGGCCAGGGCGGTCTCGGCCCCCTTGTGACTGGAGATGTTCTTCACCTCGGTCCGGTTGGCCGATTCCAGCACCGACTCTGCGATCCCGCCGTCCGAATCGATCTCGCTTGCCTCGACCAACGAGATGTTGGCGTCGACCCGCAGACTCCCGTCGCGCTGGCCGTCGTAAATTCCCAGATACTCGAGGACCTCTTCGAGTTTGCTCAAAAAGGCCCGGACCTCCCCGGGGCTCCGGAAATCCGGTTCGGTGACGATCTCCATCAGCGGGATTCCCGCCCGATTGTAGTCGACGAGGGTGTAATCGGCGGTGTCGATGTGGCCGCCGGCGTGTTGCAGGCTTCCCGGGTCCTCCTCGAGGTGGGCCCGCTCGATGCCGATCTCGCGGCGCTCGCCCTCATGAGAGATCTCCAACTGCCCCCCGGCACAGATCGGCGCGTCGTACTGGGTGATCTGAAAGCCCTTGGGGAGGTCGGGATAGAAGTAGTTCTTCCGGTGAAAGCGGGTCCGCTCGGGGATGTCGGCCTCGATCGCCTTGCCCAGTTTGACCGCTGCCTCGACGGCTGCCTCGTTGAGAACCGGCAGCGCGCCGGGGAGGCCGAGACAGACCGGACAGGTGTGCGTGTTGGGTTCGGGATCGGGGTCCGTCGAACAGCCACAGAAGATCTTCGTCGCCGTCTCTAGCTGGACGTGGACCTCGAGGCCGATGACGGGAGCGAGAGTGTCCCGCGCTGAGGCCTGTGTCATTGTGCTTCGATTCCCTACCGAGGGCTTTTAACCTGACGAAGGGTGGGGCCGGTCGTCTGACGGGCGTCTGCCGCACGCTTTAAGAGGATCACGGCGGTTCGTCCAGTCATGACCGACGGCGACGCCGATTCTGCCCGCGTCGAAGAACTCGCTGCGACCGTCGACGGACTGACGACGGAGCTACTCGACCTCCAGGAGCGGGTCCGACTCCTCGAAGCCGAGTTGACCGAGGAGACGGATTCCGAGAAGAGCGTCGAGGAACTGTTCGCGGCAGAAGAGACAGGCGATGACGACGGGGAGGATCGGGACGTCGAGACAATCGGGGATGACATCATCGTCGGCTAACCCTCTCGATGTACATCGACCAGATCGTCCTGGAGAACTTCAAGAGCTTCGGACGAACCACCAGGATCCCCTTCTACGAGGATTTCACCACGATCAGCGGCCCGAACGGCTCGGGCAAGTCGAACATCATCGACGCGATCCTGTTCGCGCTGGGCCTGGCTCGCACCCGTGGCATGCGCGCCCAGAAGCTCACCGACCTGATCTACAACCCCGCCCACGAGGAGGATCGGGACTACGACGGCGCTCGGGAGGCCAGCGTCGAGGTCACCCTCGACAACGAGGACCGCACGATCTCGCCCTCCCAGATCGCCACGGCGATCGGCACCGAGGACATCGATGAAGTCGATCAGATCCGGGTCAAACGGCGGATCAAGCAGACCGAGGACAACTACTACTCCTATTACTACCTGAACGGGCGCTCGGTGAACCTTTCCGATATACAGGACCTGCTGGCCGCGGCCGGGGTCACCCCCGAGGGCTACAACGTCGTGATGCAGGGGGACGTGACCGGCATCATCCAGATGACCCCCCACGAGCGCCGGGAGATCATCGACGAGATCGCCGGGGTTGCGGAGTTCGACCGGAAGAAGGCAGACGCCCACGAGGAACTCGAACAGGTGGAGGAGCACATCCACGAGGCGGAGTTGCGAATCGAGGAGAAAGAGACGCGCCTCGAACAGCTCGAAGACGAGCGGGAGACGGCCCTGGAGTACCAGGGCCTGCGCGAGGAGAAAGCCGAGTACGAGGCCTACCGGGACGTGGCCGAACTCGAAGAGCGCCGACAGGAACTCGCGGCCACCGAGGCCGATATCGAGGACCGCGAGGCGGAACTCGAATCCATGGAGGCCGAACTCGCGGAACGCGAAGAGCGGGTCACACGACTCACCGAAGACCTCGAAGACTTAGAGGCCGAGATCGAACGGACCGGCGAGGAGGAACAGCTCGCGCTCAAACGCGAGATGGAGGAGCTCAAGGCCGAAATCGGCGGCCTGGAGGATCGGATCGACGGGGCCGAAGAGCGGATCGAGGAGGCCACCGAGACCCGGCGACAGGCCTTCGTCAAGATCGACCGCAAGCAGGAGGAGATCGAGGACCTGGAAGGCGAGATCCGCGAGCTGAAAGTCGAGAAGGCCTCCCTGGTCGGCGAGAAACAGGACCGCCAGGAGGAGATCGAGTCAGTCGAGGCCGAAATCGAGGCCGTGGACACGGCCTACGACGACCTCCGTGCCGACCTCGAAGCGGCGAAAGAATCCCTCGAAACGGCCAAATCAGAGCGCAACGACCTCCAGCGGAAGAAAGACCGCTATCTCGACGAGGCCCGGCGGCGGTCGACCGAACTCGAATCCGCTCGGGAGGATAAAGCAAACGCCGAGACCCGTATCGAGGAGCTCGAGGAGCGACTCACCGATCTGGACCGCGAGCTGGAGAAGGCACAGACGAACAAGGCCCAGATCGAGGATGTCATCGAGGACATCGAAACACGACGGTCGGAGCGCCGATCTGACCTCGAAAACGTCGAATCAAAACTCGATGCCGCCCAGGAGGAGTACGCCTCACTCGAAGCGCGGGCCGACGAGAGCGGAGACAGCTCCTTCGGCCGGGCCGTTACGACCATTCGCAACGCCAACATCGAGGGCGTCCACGGCCCCGTCGCCGAACTGGGGAGTGTCGAGGAGGCGTACGCGACTGCCTGTGAGACGGCGGCCGGTGGCCGGATGGCCCACGTCGTCGTGGCCGACGACGGCGTCGGCGAGCGCTGTATCGAACACCTCAAATCCCGAAACGCCGGGCGGGCAACCTTCCTGCCGATCACGGAGATGGAGCACCGCTCGCTCCCCAGCCTGCCCCAGGACCCCGGCGTGATCGACTTCGCGTACAACCTGGTCGATTTCGATCAGACCTACGCGCCGGTCTTCTCCTACGTGCTTGGCGATACGCTCGTGGTGGAGGACATGGCGACCGCCCGGGAGTTCATGGGCGAGTTCCGGCTGGTGACCCTCGACGGCGACCTCGTGGAGAAAAGCGGTGCGATGACCGGTGGGAGCCGCTCGGGATCCCGTTACTCCTTTACGGCGACCGGCCAGGGCAAACTCGAACGGGTTGCCGAGCGGATCGAGTCCCTGGAGGACGAACGCGCCTCGATCGAGGCCGACATCACCGACCTGGACGAACAGCTCGACCGGGCGCGCGAGAAACGCGCCGACGCCGTCGAGAGCGTGCGAGAGATCGAGTCCGAAATCGAGCGGGCCGAGCGGGATCGCGAGGAGGCCGAGACCGACATCGAGGAGCTCGAAGCCCGGATCGCGGAGCTGGAGGACGAACGCGAGTCCGTCCAGTCCGAGATGGCCGAACTCGACGCCGAGATCGAGGCCGCCGAGGAAGAGATCACGGCAACCGAAGCGGAGATCGAGGAGCTGGAAGCCGAACTGGCCGAGTCGAAGATTCCGGAACTCACAGACGAAAAGGAGTCCCTGCAGGCCGAGGTCGCGGACCTGGAGGACCGCATCGAGGACATCGACAGCGAACTCAACAGCCTGAACCTGGAGAAGGAGTACGCCGAGTCGGCCATCGAGGACCTCCACGAGACCGTCGAGTCCGCCCAGAACACGAAAGCCGAACAGGAAGAGCGGATCGAGGAGCTCGAAGCGACCATCGAGGAGCGACGCGCGGACATCGAGGAGAAAGAGGCGGAGATCGCAGAACTCGAGTCGGAGCTGGCGGATCTCAAGGCCGAGCGCGAGGACCTCCGCGAGGAACTCGCGGCGGCCCGAGACGAGCGCGACGAGACGAAAAACGAGGCCGAGAGTCTGCGGAACCGGATCGAGAGCCTCGAACGGTCGGCCCAGCGACTCGAAGCCGAGGTCGCCAAACTCGAGGCGAACGTCGAGGAGACCGATCCCGAGTCGGTCCCCGACCTCGAAACCGTCGAGCAAAACGTCAGGCGTCTCGAACGCCAGATGGCCCGTCTGGAGCCGGTCAACATGAAGGCCATCGAGGAGTACGACACCGTCGAGTCGGCCCTGGCGCAACTGACCGCAAAACACGACGAACTCGACGAGGAGCGGGCCGCAATCGAGGAGCGCATCGACCGCTACGACCGGCTGAAACGCGAGAACTTCATGGCGGCCTACGAGGCGATCAACGACCAGTTCCAGGAGATCTTCGAGCGGCTCTCGAATGGGACCGGCGAACTCTCACTCGAAGATCCCGAACAACCCTTCGAAGGCGGCATGACGATGCGCGCCCAGCCGGGTGACAAGCCGGTCCAGCGCCTGGACGCCATGTCGGGCGGCGAGAAATCACTCACCGCGCTGGCCTTCATCTTCGCGGTCCAGCGGTACAACCCGGCCCCGTTCTACGCGCTGGACGAGATCGACGCCTTCCTCGACGCCGCCAACGCCGAGCGGGTCGGGGAGATGGTCGACGAACTGGCGAGTGAAGCCCAGTTCGTGGTCGTCTCCCACCGCTCGGCCATGCTCGAACGGTCCGAGCGGGCCATCGGGGTGACCATGCAGGAGAACAACATCTCGGCGGTCACGGGCATCGATCTGGCCGGCCGGGAGGAGGCGGTCGCCGATGACTGAGGCGGCGGCTTTCGGCCCGGAAGAGCCGGATGAGGAGGGGCCAGAACCTGTCGAGGTACTGGTCGGGCTCGCAGAACGAGGGGAGATCGACCCCTGGGACATCGACATCATCCAGGTGACCGACGCCTTCCTGGCGGCCATCGACGAGGCCGAAATCCGGACCTCTGGCCGGGCGCTCTTCTATGCCAGTGTTCTCCTCCGGATGAAAAGCGACGAACTGTTCGCCGAGGACGAGGACCCGGACCCCGAGGAGCCCGAACGGGTCGACCCGTTCGCAAGCGACACCCCCCTCGACGGCCCCGAGACGGGGGTCGGCGATCCGATCGACCAGCTAGAGGCCGAGATGGACCGCCGGCTGGAACGCCAGTCCGCCCGGGGGACCCCCGAAACCCTCGACGAACTCGTCCACGAACTACGGGAGGCCGAACGGGGCTCCTGGTGGAAGTCGGGCCGATCCTACGACACCGAGAACTCCCCGAAGGGGTTCCAGCGCGGCGTCCAGACCCTGGATTACCGCTCGGGGGACGACACCCGCAGCGACGGCGAGCCCGACGAAGCTGCAGTCACCGGCACCGCCCACGACGAGGACATCGACGAACTCATCGAGGCCGTCGAGGCCGAACTCCACGAGCGATACGACCGGGGCCGAGCCGAGGTCCTGTTCGCCGAAATCGCGGACGCAGGCGGCTCGCGGGTCGATACGTTCCTTGCGCTGCTCTTTCTGGCCCATCGGGGCGTGGTCTTCCTCGAACAGGACGAACTCTTCGGCGACCTCTGGATCGAGGATCGGCGAAGTGAGGGACCCACACCCGCTAAATCACCTTCCGAGGCCGGTGAAGAAGCCACAACAGAGAGCGAAGACGCAGTCGGGGACGGTACGGCCGAGGAAATCGGTCCCAGCGAGAGCGTCGAAGCCGAGGACTAGAGGTAATCTTCGACGAGTGGTTCCACGGACTCCAGCGTGGATTCGGGGATGTGTTCGGGATCGGTATTGATCGTCCCTTCCAGGGCCGACCCGCACTCACAGGACCGGGTTTCGGAGAGGGATTCGATCGCTGCCCCGACCACGTCCTGAATCGCGGCCTCGTTGTGCGAGGCGTTCTCCAGCACCTCCTCCAGGGAGACCTGGCTGTCTGTCTTCCAGACGTCCCAGTCGGTCACGCCGGCGACGGTGGCATAGCAGAGTTCGGCCTCGCGGGCGAGTTTGGCCTCCGGGATGGCGGTCATGCCGATGATGTCGAATCCCTGCTCACGGTAGAACTCGCTCTCGGCCCGGGTTGAGAACTGTGGCCCCTCGATCGTGACGTACGTGCCCCCGCCCTTGACAGAGGCGTCGGTCTCCGTGACGGCGGCGTTCTGCAGTTCCTTTGAGAGTTCGGGGCAGAACGGCTCGGCAAACCCCTGGTGGACGACCATCCCCTCGCCGAAGAAGGAGTACTCGCGATGCCGGGTGCGGTCGAAGAGTTGATCCGGGACGACAAGCGTGCGGGGCTCGATCTCCTTGCGAAGGCTTCCGACCGCGTTGCTCGCGATGACCCGCTCGACGCCGAGTGTCTTGAACGCGTAGATGTTCGCCCGGTAGGGCAGGTCTGTCGGCGAATACTGGTGGTGCCGGCCGTGTCGGGGGATGAACGCGACCTCGGTCTCAGTCCCCTCGTAGGTCCCGATCGTGACTGGGGCACTCGGTTCGCCAAAGGGCGTCTCGATCTCGCGCTCGCGGACGTCCGTGAGCGGAAGGGCTTCGTAGATACCGCTTCCACCGATGAATCCGATCATACCGATAGCTTCGTCCCTCGGGCCCTTAACGTTGGGTTCCCAGACGGTCAGTTCGCGTCGGTGAGCGCCCAGGCGTTCTCGCCCTCCTGGGTGATGACCCCGCGATGGGCCATCTCCGTCAGGACCTCCGCCAGGCGGTCCGGCTGGGCGATCTCCATCTCGATACGATCGATCCCGTGATAGGTTTCGAGAAGAGTACGGATCTGCTCGGGGCGGTAGGGACCGTCACCGCCTTTCTCCATGACCCCGGCGACGAGATCGACCATGTCCTCGATGAAGTTCCAGGGATAAACGATCCAGGTCCAGTCCGAGAGGCGTTCGCCGATGAAGTCAGGTTCGAACTCGCTTGTCTGCAGGAGCTGGAGTGTGGCCGTGCGGACCTCCCCGGAGTTCCGGTCGGTCACGTACTCGTAGGCGTGCTCGATCGACCCGCCGGTGTCCGCGATGTCGTCGACGATCAGCACGTCCTTGCCCTCGACTGATCCCTCCGGCATGGGGTAGCGGATCTCCGGCTCCTCTGATTTCGCCGCCGTACCGACGTAGTGTTCGACCTTCAGGCTGGTCAGGTCATCCAGCCCCAGGAAATCACAGAGGACACGCCCGGCGAACCAGCCCCCGCGGGCCAGCGCGACGATGACGTCCGGTTCGAAGTCCGCCGCGCGGACCTGCTTGGCGACATCCCTAGTGAGACCGTAGATGTAATCCCAGTTCGTGATGGTACAGTCAAATTCGTCCGGGAGCTCACCCATTAGCTTCGGTCACCATTGGCCACCGAGGGGAGCGAGGACTTTAATCCACTCGTCTCGGCTCGATCAATCCGCAGTATTGAACTCGAACTCCTCGGCTTCCTTGAGATCCCGCACCTCGCGATTGACCGACTGGAGATCCTGTTGCATGTCGGCCAGGCGATCGTCGAGCACCGCGACGATGTCGCTTTTGACGTGTTCGGTGTCGTAGGTATCACCGAGCTCCTCGCTCACGGCCCCGGAAAGCGTGTGATACAGGGCCCAGGCCTTGCCCACGCGCCAGACGACGACCCCCAGGACGACCGGCACGATACCGAAGAAAGACGTGCTCGTGACGTGGGGATAAGGGACCCCGTAGATCGTCTCCGGACCGAGCATGAGCCCGCTATACGCCAGGTAGCCCCCAAGTCCCACCAGCAGGAGGCCCAACAGGCCCAGCCCGGTGGTGTAGAGGAAGTACCGACCAGCCCATCGAAGGGATCGAGTTCGCTCCATGCCGATGACGGGTGTGGGATCCGGCTTAAATCCACCGTCACGAAGTCCACGGCCCATCCGATTTGCCACCGGAACCGTTTCTCCGCAACCTTCATGGGCTCACTCCGGGTTTGTTTATGTACCTCATGGCTGTACGCTGGCTGGAAGACATACGAGCCGACGACATCGGGAGCGTCGGCGGGAAAGGGGCCTCGCTCGGGGAGATGACCGACGCCGGGCTTCCCGTCCCGCCCGGGTTCGTCGTCACCGCGGACACGTATCGATCCTTCATCGAAGACACCGGTATCGACCAGGAACTGTTCGCGGCAGTCGACGTCGAAACGGAGGACTCCGCAGCGCTCGCCGAGGCCGCTTCGCGGGCCGAGGAGCTGATCCTCGGGACCGAAATGCCCGAACACATCCGCGAGGAGATCATGACGGCCTACGCCGATCTGGAGGGGGAGGAGCCCTTCGTCGCGGTGCGCTCCTCGGGGACCGCCGAGGACCTGCCCGAAGCGAGTTTCGCCGGCCAGCAGGAGACCTACCTCAACATTCAGGGCGAAGAACTGCTCGATCGGGTCCAGCGAGCCTGGGCCTCGCTTTTCACGCAACGAGCTATCTACTACCGCGAGCAGCAGGGGTTCGCCCACGACGCGGTGGACATCGCCGTGGTCGTCCAGCAGATGGTCGACGCCGATAAAAGCGGCGTCCTCTTCACCAGCCACCCATCGACCGGCGCGCCCCAGACCATCATCGAGGCCGCCTGGGGGCTCGGCGAAGCCGTCGTCTCGGGATCGGTGTCCCCGGACAACTACCACGTCGACCGGGAGAGCCGGGAGATCGAGTCGGTCACCGTCGCCGAGAAGAAAATCGAGATGGTCCGGGACGAAGAGACCGGGGAGACCGTCACCCGGTCGATCGAAGGCGATCGCAGAGACACCCAGGTCCTGACCGAGGCCGAGATCCACGAACTGGTCGAGATGGGCGAGCGGGTGGAAGATCACTACGAGACCCCACAGGACGTCGAGTGGGCCATCATGAACGGGACTGTCTACATGCTCCAGTCCCGCCCGATCACCACGATCGACGACACCAGTTCGGACGACGCCGAGGTCGAAGGAGCCGGCGGGGAGGATATTCTCTCGGGGCTGGGAGCCAGTCCGGGAATCACCAGCGGAGCCGTTCGCATCATTCGCAAACTGGACGAACTCGACAAGGTAAGCGAGGGTGACATCATCGTCACGCCGATGACGACCCCCGACATGGTGCCCGCGATGAAGCGGGCCTCGGGCATCATTACCGAAGAAGGCGGGATGACCAGCCACGCCGCCATCGTCTCCCGGGAACTGGGCGTGCCGGCCGTGGTCGGCACCGGCGGCGCGACCGAAATTCTGCGCGACGGCCAGATCATCACGATCGACGGCGAACGCGGGGCAGTCCGCGAGGGCCGTGACACCCCCAAAGAGTCGGAGCGGGAGCCCATCGAGGAGGCCCGCCCGAAAGCGCCGGTCAAACCGATGACCGCAACGGAAGTCAAGGTCAACATCTCGATCCCGGAGGCGGCCGAGC
Proteins encoded:
- a CDS encoding DUF7518 family protein, which translates into the protein MTDGDADSARVEELAATVDGLTTELLDLQERVRLLEAELTEETDSEKSVEELFAAEETGDDDGEDRDVETIGDDIIVG
- a CDS encoding segregation/condensation protein A, whose translation is MTEAAAFGPEEPDEEGPEPVEVLVGLAERGEIDPWDIDIIQVTDAFLAAIDEAEIRTSGRALFYASVLLRMKSDELFAEDEDPDPEEPERVDPFASDTPLDGPETGVGDPIDQLEAEMDRRLERQSARGTPETLDELVHELREAERGSWWKSGRSYDTENSPKGFQRGVQTLDYRSGDDTRSDGEPDEAAVTGTAHDEDIDELIEAVEAELHERYDRGRAEVLFAEIADAGGSRVDTFLALLFLAHRGVVFLEQDELFGDLWIEDRRSEGPTPAKSPSEAGEEATTESEDAVGDGTAEEIGPSESVEAED
- the gatB gene encoding Asp-tRNA(Asn)/Glu-tRNA(Gln) amidotransferase subunit GatB — its product is MTQASARDTLAPVIGLEVHVQLETATKIFCGCSTDPDPEPNTHTCPVCLGLPGALPVLNEAAVEAAVKLGKAIEADIPERTRFHRKNYFYPDLPKGFQITQYDAPICAGGQLEISHEGERREIGIERAHLEEDPGSLQHAGGHIDTADYTLVDYNRAGIPLMEIVTEPDFRSPGEVRAFLSKLEEVLEYLGIYDGQRDGSLRVDANISLVEASEIDSDGGIAESVLESANRTEVKNISSHKGAETALAYEVTRQRNAIERGREVTQETRHWDESRGITVSMREKEAEKEYRYFREADIPPLEVKDWKEKIPIPELPEARRERFQAEYDLGEEAAAKLTSTKQVADFFEDIADRFAPDLAATWVADDLLGELNYRDMAITDVADRFEEFTRLVGMVAAEEITEKNAREVVLRRMLDDGERPDEIVEAAGLGKTTGDEVAQAVKTAIEENPDAVEDYHAGEGGAINFLVGQVMQQTGGSADPGEVNQLLQEQLE
- the mtnP gene encoding S-methyl-5'-thioadenosine phosphorylase, coding for MIGFIGGSGIYEALPLTDVREREIETPFGEPSAPVTIGTYEGTETEVAFIPRHGRHHQYSPTDLPYRANIYAFKTLGVERVIASNAVGSLRKEIEPRTLVVPDQLFDRTRHREYSFFGEGMVVHQGFAEPFCPELSKELQNAAVTETDASVKGGGTYVTIEGPQFSTRAESEFYREQGFDIIGMTAIPEAKLAREAELCYATVAGVTDWDVWKTDSQVSLEEVLENASHNEAAIQDVVGAAIESLSETRSCECGSALEGTINTDPEHIPESTLESVEPLVEDYL
- the smc gene encoding chromosome segregation protein SMC, which codes for MYIDQIVLENFKSFGRTTRIPFYEDFTTISGPNGSGKSNIIDAILFALGLARTRGMRAQKLTDLIYNPAHEEDRDYDGAREASVEVTLDNEDRTISPSQIATAIGTEDIDEVDQIRVKRRIKQTEDNYYSYYYLNGRSVNLSDIQDLLAAAGVTPEGYNVVMQGDVTGIIQMTPHERREIIDEIAGVAEFDRKKADAHEELEQVEEHIHEAELRIEEKETRLEQLEDERETALEYQGLREEKAEYEAYRDVAELEERRQELAATEADIEDREAELESMEAELAEREERVTRLTEDLEDLEAEIERTGEEEQLALKREMEELKAEIGGLEDRIDGAEERIEEATETRRQAFVKIDRKQEEIEDLEGEIRELKVEKASLVGEKQDRQEEIESVEAEIEAVDTAYDDLRADLEAAKESLETAKSERNDLQRKKDRYLDEARRRSTELESAREDKANAETRIEELEERLTDLDRELEKAQTNKAQIEDVIEDIETRRSERRSDLENVESKLDAAQEEYASLEARADESGDSSFGRAVTTIRNANIEGVHGPVAELGSVEEAYATACETAAGGRMAHVVVADDGVGERCIEHLKSRNAGRATFLPITEMEHRSLPSLPQDPGVIDFAYNLVDFDQTYAPVFSYVLGDTLVVEDMATAREFMGEFRLVTLDGDLVEKSGAMTGGSRSGSRYSFTATGQGKLERVAERIESLEDERASIEADITDLDEQLDRAREKRADAVESVREIESEIERAERDREEAETDIEELEARIAELEDERESVQSEMAELDAEIEAAEEEITATEAEIEELEAELAESKIPELTDEKESLQAEVADLEDRIEDIDSELNSLNLEKEYAESAIEDLHETVESAQNTKAEQEERIEELEATIEERRADIEEKEAEIAELESELADLKAEREDLREELAAARDERDETKNEAESLRNRIESLERSAQRLEAEVAKLEANVEETDPESVPDLETVEQNVRRLERQMARLEPVNMKAIEEYDTVESALAQLTAKHDELDEERAAIEERIDRYDRLKRENFMAAYEAINDQFQEIFERLSNGTGELSLEDPEQPFEGGMTMRAQPGDKPVQRLDAMSGGEKSLTALAFIFAVQRYNPAPFYALDEIDAFLDAANAERVGEMVDELASEAQFVVVSHRSAMLERSERAIGVTMQENNISAVTGIDLAGREEAVADD
- the ppsA gene encoding pyruvate, water dikinase; the encoded protein is MAVRWLEDIRADDIGSVGGKGASLGEMTDAGLPVPPGFVVTADTYRSFIEDTGIDQELFAAVDVETEDSAALAEAASRAEELILGTEMPEHIREEIMTAYADLEGEEPFVAVRSSGTAEDLPEASFAGQQETYLNIQGEELLDRVQRAWASLFTQRAIYYREQQGFAHDAVDIAVVVQQMVDADKSGVLFTSHPSTGAPQTIIEAAWGLGEAVVSGSVSPDNYHVDRESREIESVTVAEKKIEMVRDEETGETVTRSIEGDRRDTQVLTEAEIHELVEMGERVEDHYETPQDVEWAIMNGTVYMLQSRPITTIDDTSSDDAEVEGAGGEDILSGLGASPGITSGAVRIIRKLDELDKVSEGDIIVTPMTTPDMVPAMKRASGIITEEGGMTSHAAIVSRELGVPAVVGTGGATEILRDGQIITIDGERGAVREGRDTPKESEREPIEEARPKAPVKPMTATEVKVNISIPEAAERAAATGADGVGLLRMEHMIMGTNKTPKRYIDDHGAKAYRDEIVDGIRTVAEEFYPRPVRVRTLDAPTDEFRQLEGGNDEPSEHNPMLGYRGIRRSLNEPEIFEHELAAIKHLYELGYDNVEIMFPLVNDAEDVRRARDRLESVGIDTTKREWGVMIETPASVMTIEEMAAEGIDFASFGTNDLTQYTLAVDRNNERVSDRFDELHPGVLKLIGRTIEICREHDVDTSICGQAGSKPEMVEFLVEEGISSISANIDAVRDVQHEVKRTEQRLLLDSVR
- a CDS encoding phosphoribosyltransferase, whose translation is MGELPDEFDCTITNWDYIYGLTRDVAKQVRAADFEPDVIVALARGGWFAGRVLCDFLGLDDLTSLKVEHYVGTAAKSEEPEIRYPMPEGSVEGKDVLIVDDIADTGGSIEHAYEYVTDRNSGEVRTATLQLLQTSEFEPDFIGERLSDWTWIVYPWNFIEDMVDLVAGVMEKGGDGPYRPEQIRTLLETYHGIDRIEMEIAQPDRLAEVLTEMAHRGVITQEGENAWALTDAN